Proteins encoded in a region of the Acipenser ruthenus chromosome 11, fAciRut3.2 maternal haplotype, whole genome shotgun sequence genome:
- the LOC117426291 gene encoding calcitonin gene-related peptide type 1 receptor isoform X1 encodes MEKHWVPSLLLLSSVAKLFVFANTDANETQHSPQHVYSELGVTRNKIVTAQFECYQKIMKDTDYNKKDYFITSDKEYLLKLKGPLCNRTWDGWLCWDDTPAGMTSVQRCPDYFQDFDPSEKVTKICDENGNWFSHPESNRTWTNYTRCTANTPQKVKTALNQYYLTIIGHGLSIASLLISLGIFFYFKSLSCQRITLHKNLFFSFVSNSIITIIWLTAVANNQPLVARNPVSCKVSQFIHLYLMGCNYFWMLCEGIYLHTLIVVAVFAEKQHLMWYYLLGWGFPLIPASIHAIARSLYYNDNCWISSETHLLYIIHGPICAALLVNLFFLLNIVRVLITKLKVTHQAESSLYMKAVRATLILVPLLGIQFVLFPWKPQGRIAEELYDYVMNILMHYQGLLVATIFCFFNGEVQAVLRRHWNQYRIQFGNSFSHTDTLRSASYTVSSITEVQGSMYSNDCHSEHLNGKGSHDIDTITLKSENTYA; translated from the exons ATGGAGAAACACTGGGTGCCTTCTCTTTTGTTACTTAGTTCTGTTGCTAAG CTATTTGTTTTCGCCAACACTGATGCTAACGAAACTCAACATTCCCCGCAGCATGTCTACAGTGAGCTTGGGGTCACCAGAAATAAAATAGTGACAGCGCAGTTTGAATGTTACCAGAAAATTATGAAAGACACAGATTATAACAAAAAAG attattttattacatcGGACAAGGAATATCtcttaaaattaaaag GTCCGTTGTGTAACAGGACATGGGATGGGTGGCTTTGCTGGGATGACACTCCAGCAGGAATGACATCAGTACAGCGCTGTCCTGACTATTTCCAAGACTTTGATCCTTCAG aaAAAGTTACAAAGATCTGTGATGAAAACGGAAACTGGTTTTCACATCCTGAGAGCAATAGGACATGGACAAACTACACAAGATGTACTGCCAACACCCCCCAGAAAGTGAAG ACGGCGCTGAATCAATATTACCTGACAATAATTGGACATGGATTATCTATAGCATCTTTGCTTATTTCTTTGGGGATATTCTTTTATTTTAA GAGTTTAAGTTGCCAAAGGATAACTCTGCATAAAAATCTGTTCTTCTCATTTGTTTCGAATTCCATTATCACCATCATTTGGTTGACAGCAGTGGCAAACAACCAGCCGTTGGTTGCAAGAAACCCA GTCAGCTGTAAAGTATCCCAATTTATTCACCTCTACTTGATGGGCTGCAACTACTTTTGGATGCTGTGTGAAGGGATATATCTCCATACACTCATTGTAGTGGCTGTTTTTGCAGAGAAACAGCACTTGATGTGGTATTATCTCCTTGGATGGG GCTTTCCACTGATACCGGCCTCTATTCATGCAATAGCCCGCAGTTTATATTATAACGATAA TTGCTGGATCAGTTCTGAAACACATCTGCTGTACATTATCCATGGGCCCATCTGTGCTGCTCTACTG gtgaATCTGTTTTTCCTGCTCAACATTGTTCGTGTTCTTATCACCAAGTTAAAAGTCACACATCAGGCTGAATCCAGTCTCTATATGAAAGCTGTCAGAGCCACTCTTATTCTCGTGCCGCTGCTTGGGATTCAGTTTGttctgtttccatggaaaccacagGGTCGCATTGCAGAAGAATTGTATGATTATGTGATGAATATCCTTATGCATTATCAG GGCCTGCTAGTGGCAacaattttctgtttttttaatggcGAG gTGCAAGCTGTCCTGAGGAGGCACTGGAATCAGTACCGCATCCAGTTTGGAAACAGCTTCTCCCACACAGACACCCTGCGATCTGCCTCCTACACAGTGTCCTCGATCACTGAGGTCCAGGGCAGCATGTACAGCAATGACTGCCATTCAGAGCACCTGAACGGAAAAGGATCCCATGACATCGATACCATCACTTTAAAATCGGAAAATACCTACGCCTGA
- the LOC117426291 gene encoding calcitonin gene-related peptide type 1 receptor isoform X2, which yields MEKHWVPSLLLLSSVAKLFVFANTDANETQHSPQHVYSELGVTRNKIVTAQFECYQKIMKDTDYNKKGPLCNRTWDGWLCWDDTPAGMTSVQRCPDYFQDFDPSEKVTKICDENGNWFSHPESNRTWTNYTRCTANTPQKVKTALNQYYLTIIGHGLSIASLLISLGIFFYFKSLSCQRITLHKNLFFSFVSNSIITIIWLTAVANNQPLVARNPVSCKVSQFIHLYLMGCNYFWMLCEGIYLHTLIVVAVFAEKQHLMWYYLLGWGFPLIPASIHAIARSLYYNDNCWISSETHLLYIIHGPICAALLVNLFFLLNIVRVLITKLKVTHQAESSLYMKAVRATLILVPLLGIQFVLFPWKPQGRIAEELYDYVMNILMHYQGLLVATIFCFFNGEVQAVLRRHWNQYRIQFGNSFSHTDTLRSASYTVSSITEVQGSMYSNDCHSEHLNGKGSHDIDTITLKSENTYA from the exons ATGGAGAAACACTGGGTGCCTTCTCTTTTGTTACTTAGTTCTGTTGCTAAG CTATTTGTTTTCGCCAACACTGATGCTAACGAAACTCAACATTCCCCGCAGCATGTCTACAGTGAGCTTGGGGTCACCAGAAATAAAATAGTGACAGCGCAGTTTGAATGTTACCAGAAAATTATGAAAGACACAGATTATAACAAAAAAG GTCCGTTGTGTAACAGGACATGGGATGGGTGGCTTTGCTGGGATGACACTCCAGCAGGAATGACATCAGTACAGCGCTGTCCTGACTATTTCCAAGACTTTGATCCTTCAG aaAAAGTTACAAAGATCTGTGATGAAAACGGAAACTGGTTTTCACATCCTGAGAGCAATAGGACATGGACAAACTACACAAGATGTACTGCCAACACCCCCCAGAAAGTGAAG ACGGCGCTGAATCAATATTACCTGACAATAATTGGACATGGATTATCTATAGCATCTTTGCTTATTTCTTTGGGGATATTCTTTTATTTTAA GAGTTTAAGTTGCCAAAGGATAACTCTGCATAAAAATCTGTTCTTCTCATTTGTTTCGAATTCCATTATCACCATCATTTGGTTGACAGCAGTGGCAAACAACCAGCCGTTGGTTGCAAGAAACCCA GTCAGCTGTAAAGTATCCCAATTTATTCACCTCTACTTGATGGGCTGCAACTACTTTTGGATGCTGTGTGAAGGGATATATCTCCATACACTCATTGTAGTGGCTGTTTTTGCAGAGAAACAGCACTTGATGTGGTATTATCTCCTTGGATGGG GCTTTCCACTGATACCGGCCTCTATTCATGCAATAGCCCGCAGTTTATATTATAACGATAA TTGCTGGATCAGTTCTGAAACACATCTGCTGTACATTATCCATGGGCCCATCTGTGCTGCTCTACTG gtgaATCTGTTTTTCCTGCTCAACATTGTTCGTGTTCTTATCACCAAGTTAAAAGTCACACATCAGGCTGAATCCAGTCTCTATATGAAAGCTGTCAGAGCCACTCTTATTCTCGTGCCGCTGCTTGGGATTCAGTTTGttctgtttccatggaaaccacagGGTCGCATTGCAGAAGAATTGTATGATTATGTGATGAATATCCTTATGCATTATCAG GGCCTGCTAGTGGCAacaattttctgtttttttaatggcGAG gTGCAAGCTGTCCTGAGGAGGCACTGGAATCAGTACCGCATCCAGTTTGGAAACAGCTTCTCCCACACAGACACCCTGCGATCTGCCTCCTACACAGTGTCCTCGATCACTGAGGTCCAGGGCAGCATGTACAGCAATGACTGCCATTCAGAGCACCTGAACGGAAAAGGATCCCATGACATCGATACCATCACTTTAAAATCGGAAAATACCTACGCCTGA